The following proteins are co-located in the Silene latifolia isolate original U9 population chromosome 1, ASM4854445v1, whole genome shotgun sequence genome:
- the LOC141612396 gene encoding 70 kDa peptidyl-prolyl isomerase-like → MEDFDMAAAQEEMMMNGGEGMDMDDIDGVDSPLLKVGEEKEIGYQGLKKKLLKEGEGWDTPDIGDEVEVHYTGTLLDGTKFDSSRDRDSPFKFNLGEGQVIKGWDLGIKTMKKGENAVFTIPAELAYGEAGSPPTIPPNATLQFDVELLSWVSVKDICKDGGIFKKILTEGQKWENPKDADEVFVKYEAHLEDGTLVGKSDGVEFTVSDGHFCPALSKAVKTMKKGEKVLLTVKPQYGFGPQGKPASADGAAVPPNATLLITLELVSWKIVSNLTDDKKVVKKILKEGEGYDRPNEGAVVKLKLIGKLQDGTVFVNKGHSDGDEPFEFKTDEEQVIDGLDRAVVTMKKGEVALLTIAPEYGFGSLESKQELAVVPPNSTLTYEVELVSFEKDKESWDMSTPEKIEAAGKKKEEGNALFKAGKYVRASKRYEKAAKYIEHDTSFSDEEKKQSKLLKISCNLNNAACKLKLKEYKQVEKLCTKVLEMDSRNVKALYRRAQAYIHLADIELAELDIKKALEIDPENREVKLEYKTLKEKMKEYNKKDAQLYSKMFSKIL, encoded by the exons ATGGAGGATTTCGACATGGCGGCGGCGCAAGAGGAGATGATGATGAACGGTGGCGAAGGTATGGACATGGACGACATTGACGGAGTTGATTCGCCATTGTTGAAAGTCGGCGAAGAGAAGGAAATCGGTTATCAAGGTTTGAAGAAGAAACTTCTAAAGGAAGGTGAAGGTTGGGATACTCCTGACATTGGCGACGAAGTTGAAG TGCATTATACGGGGACATTGTTGGATGGAACAAAGTTCGATTCGAGTCGTGATAGAGATTCTCCTTTTAAGTTCAATCTCGGCGAAG GTCAAGTAATCAAAGGATGGGATCTTGGTATCAAGACGATGAAGAAGGGTGAAAACGCTGTTTTCACCATTCCCGCAGAGCTGGCCTATGGGGAAGCTGGTTCGCCCCCTACCATTCCACCAAATGCTACTCTGCAATTTGATGTCGAGCTTCTCTCTTGGGTTAGCGTGAAGGACATATGTAAGGATGGTGGGATTTTCAAGAAGATTCTTACTGAAGGACAAAAGTGGGAGAATCCTAAAGATGCAGATGAAGTGTTTG TGAAGTACGAAGCTCATCTTGAAGACGGAACATTAGTTGGAAAGTCTGATGGTGTGGAGTTCACCGTGAGTGACG GTCACTTTTGCCCTGCGTTATCAAAAGCTGTGAAGACTATGAAGAAGGGAGAAAAGGTTTTACTAACAGTGAAGCCACAAT ATGGGTTCGGGCCACAGGGGAAACCTGCCTCTGCTGATGGAGCTGCTGTTCCCCCAAACGCAACCCTTTTGATCACTCTTGAGCTGGTATCTTGGAAGATTGTATCCAACTTAACTGATGATAAGAAGGTTGTTAAGAAGATACTAAAGGAAGGAGAAGGATATGACCGCCCTAACGAGGGAGCTGTTGTCAAAT TAAAATTGATCGGAAAGCTTCAAGATGGAACAGTTTTTGTTAACAAAGGTCATAGTGATGGCGATGAGCCTTTTGAATTCAAGACAGACGAAG AACAAGTCATTGATGGGCTTGATAGAGCTGTGGTGACTATGAAGAAGGGCGAGGTTGCGCTCTTGACAATCGCTCCCGAATATGGTTTTGGCTCATTAGAGTCAAAGCAGGAGTTGGCTGTGGTTCCTCCCAACTCTACGCTGACTTACGAAGTTGAATTAGTGTCATTTGAGAAA GATAAGGAATCGTGGGATATGAGTACCCCTGAGAAAATAGAAGCAGCAGGCAAGAAAAAGGAGGAAGGAAATGCATTATTTAAGGCCGGCAAATACGTAAGAGCTTCAAAGAGATATGAAAAG GCGGCAAAATACATTGAGCACGATACTTCCTTTAGTGATGAAGAGAAGAAGCAATCCAAGCTATTAAAGATATCTTGCAATTTGAACAATGCAGCTTGTAAGCTGAAGCTTAAAGAGTACAAGCAAGTAGAGAAGCTTTGCACCAAG GTACTGGAAATGGACAGTAGGAATGTGAAAGCACTCTACAGAAGAGCACAGGCCTACATTCACTTGGCAGACATCGAGTTGGCAGAGCTCGACATTAAGAAGGCTTTGGAGATTGATCCTGAAAACAG GGAGGTGAAGCTTGAATACAAGACACTGAAGGAGAAAATGAAGGAATACAACAAGAAGGATGCTCAACTTTACAGCAAAATGTTCTCCAAGATACTGTAG